Proteins from one Hyperolius riggenbachi isolate aHypRig1 chromosome 2, aHypRig1.pri, whole genome shotgun sequence genomic window:
- the LOC137544921 gene encoding leucine-rich repeat-containing protein 71-like: MVQHMTKREWLTHISLRNNKINDEGAKLLSQALQSLKLTNKNLTSLVLSYNHISDQGAASIAQALRLNRSLLSLNLSSNEIGDEGAQALAEVLGQFSLTHAEIVERRRLLLEKEVLEHLRSPVASRNADSKSDRPPSHISTAAAEKADKTPAQKTKQSVTKKKDKEKGMEL, translated from the exons ATGGTGCAGCACATGACAAAGAGGGAATG GTTGACCCACATATCCCTCAGAAACAACAAGATTAATGATGAGGGGGCCAAACTCCTCAGCCAAGCACTGCAGAGCCTGAAGCTGACCAACAAAAACCTGACTTCCCTTGTGCTCAGCTACAATCACATCTCAGACCAGGGTGCTGCCTCCATCGCACAG GCATTAAGATTAAACAGATCTTTGCTTTCTTTGAACTTGTCAAGCAATGAGATAGGCGATGAAGGAGCACAGGCACTGGCAGAG GTGCTGGGACAATTCTCATTAACTCATGCCGAGATTGTGGAAAGGAGACGACTCTTACTGGAGAAGGAAGTCCTGGAACATCTGAGATCG CCAGTGGCCTCCCGCAATGCTGATTCTAAAAGTGACAGACCACCCAGccatatcagcacagcagcagctgaGAAAGCAGACAAAACTCCAGCACAGAAGACCAAACAGAGTGTCACAAAGAAGAAAGATAAGGAGAAG GGAAtggagctgtaa